One genomic segment of Fischerella sp. PCC 9605 includes these proteins:
- a CDS encoding group II intron maturase-specific domain-containing protein codes for MHTLSRKTSKIKVGTLPSGKTFNYRAPSNTISDLNFLGFNIRQHEVGKTHSAKDSKGRTLGFKTLIKPSKEAIQRHYQEICKIINAHKSAPQEALINHLNPVIRGWGNYYSTVVSKEIFSDLDRLILQKLQRWAKRRHPGKSKTWVSKKYWGTVGNDNWVFRTKHGLTLLKHSATKIIRHVKVQGTNSPFDGNLVYWSQRQGKNPLLPTRVTNLLKQQEGKCPHCELYFRETDVMEVDHIIPKSRMWKG; via the coding sequence GTGCATACACTATCCAGGAAAACCTCGAAAATCAAAGTAGGGACACTCCCATCTGGTAAAACCTTTAACTACCGAGCACCTTCAAACACGATTAGTGATTTGAATTTCCTCGGATTCAACATAAGGCAACACGAGGTAGGGAAAACACACTCTGCCAAAGATTCTAAGGGTCGAACGCTTGGTTTCAAGACACTCATCAAACCCAGCAAAGAAGCAATACAGAGACACTATCAAGAAATCTGCAAGATTATTAACGCTCACAAGAGTGCCCCTCAAGAGGCATTGATAAATCACCTAAACCCTGTCATCAGAGGATGGGGAAATTATTACTCTACAGTGGTGAGCAAAGAAATATTCTCAGATTTAGACCGTCTAATACTCCAAAAGCTTCAAAGATGGGCAAAACGTCGACACCCTGGAAAATCCAAAACTTGGGTATCCAAGAAATACTGGGGAACCGTAGGAAACGATAACTGGGTATTCAGGACAAAACACGGATTGACCTTGCTAAAACATTCCGCAACAAAAATTATTAGGCATGTAAAAGTACAAGGAACAAATTCACCTTTTGATGGAAACCTAGTTTACTGGAGTCAAAGACAGGGTAAAAACCCCTTATTGCCTACAAGAGTAACGAATCTACTCAAGCAACAAGAAGGGAAATGCCCTCATTGCGAACTGTATTTCAGGGAAACCGATGTGATGGAAGTTGACCATATCATTCCCAAATCGCGCATGTGGAAAGGATGA
- a CDS encoding HNH endonuclease signature motif containing protein: protein MTISFPNRACGKDEYKNLQLLHRHCHDEKTAKDSKRYACLASSH, encoded by the coding sequence TTGACCATATCATTCCCAAATCGCGCATGTGGAAAGGATGAGTACAAAAATCTACAACTACTTCACAGACACTGCCACGATGAGAAAACTGCTAAAGATAGCAAAAGGTATGCTTGCCTTGCATCAAGCCACTGA